A stretch of DNA from Mycolicibacterium celeriflavum:
GGCCGCAACAGGATGTCGGGCAGAGGGGGCGGATGCGGGGTCATCGCTATGAAACCTAGCCGATCGCGCTCGACTCGTCGGTCAGACGGCCCGGATTGCGGACGTCGGTGAGCGTCAACGTAATCGACGTCGCCGATCCGTCCGACCCGCGGCTGGACGACTTCCGCGACCTCAACAGCGTCGACCGCAGACCCGACCTGCCCACCGGCAAGGGTCTGGTGATCGCCGAGGGCGTGCTGGTGGTGCAGCGCATGCTGGCGTCGCGGTTCACCGCCCGCGCGATGATGGGCACCGACCGCCGCCTGCAGGAACTCGCGGCGGACCTGCCCGGGGTGTCGGCGCCCTATTACCGGGTGCAGGCCGACGTGATGGCCGAGGTGGTCGGCTTTCACCTCAATCGCGGCGTGCTGGCCTCGGCGTCGCGGCCGCGCGAGCTGTCGGTCTCCGAGGTGCTGGACGGAGCCGCGGGGCCGGCGACATCGGGCAGCGGCGCCCGCACCGTCGCGGTCCTCGAAGGGGTCAACGACCACGAGAACCTCGGCTCGATCTTCCGCAACGCGGCGGGCCTGTGCGTGGACGCGGTCGTATTCGGCACCGGATGCGCCGATCCGCTGTACCGGCGCGCCGTGCGGGTGTCGATGGGCCATGCCCTGCTGGTGCCGTACGCGTGGGCGCAGTCGTGGCCGGCGGACCTCGAGCAATTGCGCGACAACGGGTTTCGGTTGCTGGCGATGACCCCTGCGCCGACGGCGCGCACGCTGGCCGACGCCATGTCGGCCGTCGTCGACGACAAGGTGGCGATCATGGTCGGCGCCGAAGGGCCGGGACTGACCGAGCGGACGATGCGCGCGGCGGATCTGCGGGTGCGCGTCCCGATGTCGCGGGGTACCGACTCGCTGAACGTCGCAACCGCCGCAGCGCTGGCGTTCTACGAGCGGATTAGATTGGCGACATGACCGACGACTCGACGCCGTGGGCGATGGGGTTGACGGTGGCGGCGTTCGTCGCCGCGGTCACCGCGGCCGCGATCGTCGTGCTCAGTATCGGGCTGCTGCGGGTTCATTCGCTGTTGGCGCTCGGGCTCAACCTGGTCGCGGTCGGCGGTCTGGCCCCGACGGTGTGGGGGTGGCGCAACCGGCCGGTGTGGCGGTGGTTCGCGCTGGGCTCCGGTGTCGGTGTGGCGATCGCATGGGTGGTCGTGCTGGCGATAGCCGTTGGCGGATAAGCCGACTTCAGTCTTGGGGTACTAGGCCGATCGGCCCAATCAACTTCGAAATACCGGTCATATCGACGCACGCTACGACGTCAACGACAGTTCAGATCAACAGTTTGTGCGGGCGCTCGAGCTGACGCCAAGCAGCTCGCCCTCTTCATACGCGGGCGCTGGGGCCTCACTCTTGCGGTCTGGCAGTGGCTTCCTCGCAGAAAGCCGCCTCGATGCGGTCGCGGACCGTCGTACCGAGAACCTCGCTTAGTGCGATGAGCGTAGATAAACCGTGGCTTTGCCGGCTTCTGATCGATTCCTTACGCGAACGGGCCGAGCAGCTCGGTCGGAACCACCCGGACGCGGTACGGCCGGGTGGCCTCGAGCGGTTCGCCGCCCTCAACAGACGTCGACTCTCGGTACTTGCCGTCGACAAGCTGGTAGACGGTCAACCGCGGCTCGTCCGGCTCGATGATCCAATAGTCGGGGACTCCCAGCCGTTCATAGACGGCCTTCTTGGTGTTGAGGTCGATCAATGCCGTGCTGGGCGAAAGGATTTCGACAACCAAGACGGGTGGAGCCGGGAGGTCTTTCGCGGTGAAGTCGCCCAGTCGGCCGACGAGAACGTCGGGCTGCAGTTCGATGAAGTCGCCCTGGTGCACGGCAAAGGGCGCACCGATGACAGCGAGTTCGGACGGACATGCGGCATCGAGCACGCCGAACAGGCGATACGCGATCGTCTGATGTCGCGTACCCGGCGCGGGGCTCACGATCAGCACGCCGTCGATGAGTTCATAGCGGCGACCGTCATCGGGCATCGTCTCCAGATCACTCACGGTGAGAGGCCCGGAGCCTGTTGCGGTCATGCTGCTCATAGTGCGCCTCCCGGTCAACTCCTGCATAGGGTTAGACGCGGTCGGAAGGGTGGTGGTTCCGCCGGGTAAAGCCCTAGCGCTGGCCGCCCGAGCGCACGCCCAGCAGCACGTCCTCCCACGCGGGCACCGGCGGCTTCGCCTTGCCCCTGCGGGCCTTCGGCTGCTGGGGCGCGACGGCCTCGGACGCCGCTTGGGGCTCGCTGGCTTGCAGCGGTGGGTCGATCGGCAGCGTCGGCTCCTCGACCCGGACCTCCGGCTCGCGCAGCGCTGCCACGGGACGCAGCGGACGCGCGAAGTTCGGGTCGATCAGCTCGCTCGCCGCGTCGTCGAACGCCGTCGCGGTGCCGCCGTGCGCGCCGGGGGTGTAGCGGAAGTGTGCGACGTTGTCGGACATCCCCGCTTTCCACGCCAACTGCACCGTCCAGCGGCCGTCCTCGTTGCGCCACGCGTCCCAGGAGGGGGCGTCGGGGTCCAGACCGCGCGCGATCAACGCCGTCGTGACCGTTTCCAGCA
This window harbors:
- a CDS encoding TrmH family RNA methyltransferase, translating into MSVNVIDVADPSDPRLDDFRDLNSVDRRPDLPTGKGLVIAEGVLVVQRMLASRFTARAMMGTDRRLQELAADLPGVSAPYYRVQADVMAEVVGFHLNRGVLASASRPRELSVSEVLDGAAGPATSGSGARTVAVLEGVNDHENLGSIFRNAAGLCVDAVVFGTGCADPLYRRAVRVSMGHALLVPYAWAQSWPADLEQLRDNGFRLLAMTPAPTARTLADAMSAVVDDKVAIMVGAEGPGLTERTMRAADLRVRVPMSRGTDSLNVATAAALAFYERIRLAT
- a CDS encoding DUF2537 domain-containing protein; translation: MTDDSTPWAMGLTVAAFVAAVTAAAIVVLSIGLLRVHSLLALGLNLVAVGGLAPTVWGWRNRPVWRWFALGSGVGVAIAWVVVLAIAVGG
- a CDS encoding Uma2 family endonuclease → MTATGSGPLTVSDLETMPDDGRRYELIDGVLIVSPAPGTRHQTIAYRLFGVLDAACPSELAVIGAPFAVHQGDFIELQPDVLVGRLGDFTAKDLPAPPVLVVEILSPSTALIDLNTKKAVYERLGVPDYWIIEPDEPRLTVYQLVDGKYRESTSVEGGEPLEATRPYRVRVVPTELLGPFA
- the sepH gene encoding septation protein SepH produces the protein MRELKVVGLDVDGKRIICEAADSGDKFMLRPDERLRAAVRGDQVGPSQTRDETEVQNVLHPKEIQARIRAGASVAQVAEASGVDVARVERFAYPVLLERSRAAELATAAHPVLPDGPSVLTLLETVTTALIARGLDPDAPSWDAWRNEDGRWTVQLAWKAGMSDNVAHFRYTPGAHGGTATAFDDAASELIDPNFARPLRPVAALREPEVRVEEPTLPIDPPLQASEPQAASEAVAPQQPKARRGKAKPPVPAWEDVLLGVRSGGQR